A stretch of DNA from Equus asinus isolate D_3611 breed Donkey chromosome 20, EquAss-T2T_v2, whole genome shotgun sequence:
TGGGAAACTTGTCTGCTGCTTGCCCCTGGAGAGGGCAAATGGGTGGCTGGTAATGGAGTTGGAAGGAGACCTGTCACTGCATATTTGAACCATGTGAATTATGACCTACacgaaaactaaataaaaattaagacaaaaagtTATATTCAAATAGAGGGTGTTAtttgaccttttcttttttcttttacagaaaaattacctCCCAATAGGTGGCGCTCCTGAAACACCACACatgtttttacattatttttattttattttgagaaaagcCCAAATTTGGTCTGATGGACTTTCTTCTCCATTTGTCACCTCTGGGGACCTTGAGTCTAGATTTAGGGCTGAAAGTCTCTCGGCTCGGAGCACTCCAAAACGTACTGCTTTGTTTCTGAGAACTGGACAGAAGGGAGAACACCtggactgaaaaaagaaaaattgcaattgGTTCAGAAAACCAAATAATGCTTGTACTCCATTTTCCTGATTGAAACttctgattgattgattgaaagGTTAATGTAGGTCAGTGGTTCTTAATTAAGGGCAGTTTTGCCCCTGAGGGGACACTTGCaatatttggggatatttttGGTAGTCAAAAGTGGGAAgtactactggcatctggtgCAGAGACCAGGGCTGCTGCTAAAACCCTCCAACGCAGGACAGTTCCCCCACCACAGAGAATTATCTAggccaaaatgttaataatatggATGTTGAGGAACCCTGATATAGATTAGGATTAATATTCAGCATCTGTATTACTTGAGGCCCTGTTCTGAGAGGCTTTCCAGATGCACACGGCCTTCATATTTTCTTACACCAAGAAAATCAGCCCTGGCTTCAGTGCTTTTAGAAACTGGCCTTCACAATCAATCCCACCTCTTAGTCTGATCCTTATAGCTGCTTGAGGAAAGGAGATAGACTCGGCAGCAGTTGGGAGGGCAGGTAACGCGAAGGTGCTTTCTTAGAATTGCTGTAGAGGGACACACCTGCTCTGAGTCTTGAGCTCACTTCTTCCTCTGCTGGTTTCCTTGGAGGTGGCTGTAATGGTCATCTTCCCGATCCTTCAGGGGCTAAAAAGGACAGCACAGTCATAAGCTCATTTTCGCCCATCCTCTATGTATGAATTAATTTGatgcatatttattgagtgtcttctaTGTGCAAGGCTTTGGAGTGGGTGCTTCATAGTCTTGGGGGcagaaaaaggacaaagagatGGACGTTCTGTGTATAGTTTCTTTGTGTGTCCCTCTCAGTGTGTCCTTCAACTTTTTCTCACTAGATCCTGACCTCAACCTCTCTCAacccttctctttattttgtccattttaccCAAAAGGATAACTCTCCTATCATCTGGTATTCCCTAGTTAAGCAGTTTCTTATCTGTATAGTATCTTTGAGataactccccccaccccccggcaaTTCCCCAAATTTTACCACCACTGATGGTAGCAATGTCTCTTTCATTCCTCATTCCCTTACCTGGTAGAGCTGGTCATTGGACAACAGAGTCTGCTTGTCTGAAGCtgcacaaaaaataaacaaaataaacacatatcCAAGGTAGAATGGATAATAAATTGGgttatattcacacaatggagtactaaaTAGCAATAAGAATTAGTGGAAAACATCTACACTATGACACTATGGATAGATCTTGCAAGCATATTGTTGAGTAAAAAAAGCCACGCATGAGTACTTAATGTATGAATCTATTTACATAAGGAAAAAACCAGGCAAGATTAATCAACATTGTTACACGTCAGGATAGTCCTCACTTTTGGGAATAGGTAGAGGCTGGAAGTGACCACAAGGGAGATTTCTAAGGTGTGGgtaatatttcctttcttaaacTGGGTTCTGGGTTCATGGGTGTTTTggctttgttaaatttttttgagcTGTGTGCTTGTGATTCACTTTTCCTTATGTAGATTTTACTTTCATAAAGAGCTTTTAAAACTACAGTGGACAAATCAGAAGGAGTTGGATCTTGAGACAGGTAAATATCCTGTGAAAACACAAGGTGACCTTTTTTCCTGCCTAGAGAGACAGAGCCTCGTCCAACCATGAACATTAGCAACTTGGGTCAACTCAGTCTTGTCTATTGGGTCTATTTTGGTGGGAAGGAAGCTGAGGGTCTTAGGTGGTCTCATCTCTCatctaaaaacttttttttttttttgaggaagattagccctgaggtaactgctgccaatcgtcctctttttgctgaggaagactggccctgagctaacatcctgtgcccatcttcctctactttatatgtgggacgcctaccacagcatggtgtgccaggtggtgccatgtccacacccaggatccaaactggggaaccctgggctgctgaagcggaacgtgcgcactgaaccgctgcgccactgggctggaccctaaGAACATTCTTTTACCTCTTGACTGGCGAACTCCATCTTGTCCAGCAATGAAGTAGACCCCAACAGCCAGGAAGAAAAAGCTAATGATTTCAGCGAAGATAAAGCCCAACACAGTGGCTGCATTCAGCTCAATGCAGTTCTGACACACTGTGGGAAAAAGAAGGGACAAGCCTCCTTTAGGGTGTGAAAGCTGTTCTTATGGATCTTTTTCTCCAGCCTACCAGTGATAATGCCTCTGTCTAAGGTAGCAGCCTGCTCTCTCTTTGGGTGGTTGGCAAGGGAATTGCCTTGGAAGATCCTTGGACTAAGAACTCAAAGCTTCTCGCCCCCAGGAATCCTGTGGAACCCCACGTAATCTTACCACCAGGAACTACATGAAATAGAAGGGAGATCAGACTCCTTTCTCTGTGCTCAACTGCCTTCTACTTTACTGCTGCTCACCTTGGAATCTCCCCTGTTGCTGCTACCTACCTCAACTCAGTTTATATAAATTGCTGACTTCTTTAATCCATGGGGCCCACCCAATTGTAAAGCAGGCTTAACGGGACTAGCTATGCTTTTTCAAGAAGCTGAGGGAACAATCTTGTTAAATTCACAAAGAGGAAGAATTGGCTCTTATATCCCTGTTTAGCATCTATTTCCACACTCACCCTGGACAAGAAGCTCTCCAGAACAGCAAGTTCTGCTTAATTTCACAACAAGCAAACCAAAGAGGATTACATACTTCTATAATGCACTTGGAGACTTGAATTTCGCACTGATCCTTGACACATGTACATCCCTTGAGGGTCCGTCATACGATTTCCCAGATTCCGTGTAGTTTCTCTTCCACTTATGTTCACCCCATCTTTAAACCATGTGACTTCTTCATTTTTTGAGCCACAACTCAGAAGTACTGAACCATCTTCTTGATTGTCATTCACTTTCATCAAATGTTGTTCTGAAAAGGGAAAAACCATGGTCTGTTAAGGATCTTGCCTCTGAAATTCTCCCTGCCCCAGGGTATCAGGAGAAGACCATCACAGCAGTGCTTCTCAGACACTAATGTGCATACGAATCACATGAGGATCTATTTTGAATTTCAGGTTCTGCTCAGTAGTTCTCGTAGGGGCTGAAATTCTACACTTCTAAcatgctcccaggtgatgccaatgctgttGGTTCATAGGTTGCACTTCAAGTAGTGCCTAGCTGCTAGGGTCCTGTTTCTCCTCCAAGAACCAGACAATTAATTGCTCAGCTACAGGAAAGCTGCTCAGAAAGGTCATGACTGGCCACTGATTTGGTTGACAATGGAGAGGTTAGCTGTGTATCATCTTCCCATCCCTTCTAAGCCGTTCACTCGCTGCTATCGGACTACTGTTGTAGGAAGCCATATATCCATGAATTTCCTTAGAGTCTGAAGATAGTAAGGAGTTATTTCTCCTACCTTGTTGCGACTGGACCATGGTACCtggagagacagaagagagacagaagatCAGCTGGGCATGGAGTTATTCGGATGCCCTGAGGTATCATTTCCTTAGTGGTTTGAGGCCAAGATGGAGAAAGATTCTAATTCACACGAATGACAGTATTTATACCTACTCCCTGGATTGTAGCCTAAATCAACCAAATTCAATTCAGGGTGTCGTATAATAAAGACTTTGTCTGATCTTTGTCCTGGGTTCCAGGGAGGGGGTTTAACCCTTGGAATTTCATGAATGATAGGAGTATTTTCGTTTTTCTTGGTGGGCCCTTGAACCACACCAGAGTTTATGCAACGGAGTTGACTCAAGATGAGGCTGGTCAAGACCAACCATATGATTAGAGAATTGGGACTTTGAGAATTGGGACTGAGAAGGGAGGGGGGCTGGACACTGAGTTCAGTCACCTGGCCAAGGATTCagtcaatcatgcctatgtaatgaaaccccaataaaagctcagtggagcttcctggttggtgaacacatcaaaGTGCCAGGAGGGCGATGTGTTCTGATTCCAcagggagagggcatggaagcccTGTGTTCAACACTCTCGCAGACCTCACCCTATGAGTATCTCATCACTTGTCTagtcctgattttattttttataataaaaatgtaatagtAAGTATAGCGCTTTCCTAAGTTCTGTGAGTTGTTCCAggaaattatcaaacctgaggcgGAGGTTGTGGGAACCCTCCAGATTTGTGCCAGTTCATCAGAAGTGTGGGTGATCTGGGGACCCCTGAACTTGTGCCTGACATTTCAAATGAGGGCAGTCTTGTTGGGGGCTGTGTCCTTAACCTGTGGGTCTGATGCTAACTCTGGAGGGTCAGCATCAGAATTATGTTGTGGTATATGTAAGGATATTGCTTGTACAGTTTGGAATGCTCTGTTCCTTTAGCGGATTAGCCCTAACAAAGAGTGGGTGTGCACTAGCTAAAGCCTTTCAGAGCTGAGTTAACTTCTAAAATCTTCAGCCTTGATGATCTATTTCTTGTAGAAACTGTCGATGTCCCAGGGGAGTTAGCTATTCAATAGCCCTCCAATGTGTCTCAAAACTCAAAGTAGTAGAGTTGCATGGTAGACATACTACAGAGAACTAGCACCAGAATTCCATACAATTAGGTTTAATCCAAACATTTTCTGAGCGCTATTATGTACCTGACATGACTAAGCAGTGTGAAAGAAAAGGGTGGTGATACAAGAACTAGTTGCTGCTTCCAAAGAGTTTACAATG
This window harbors:
- the CD3G gene encoding T-cell surface glycoprotein CD3 gamma chain, encoding MTETNMEQGKHLAGLILAITLLQGTMVQSQQEQHLMKVNDNQEDGSVLLSCGSKNEEVTWFKDGVNISGRETTRNLGNRMTDPQGMYMCQGSVRNSSLQVHYRMCQNCIELNAATVLGFIFAEIISFFFLAVGVYFIAGQDGVRQSRASDKQTLLSNDQLYQPLKDREDDHYSHLQGNQQRKK